In Francisella hispaniensis FSC454, a genomic segment contains:
- the putA gene encoding bifunctional proline dehydrogenase/L-glutamate gamma-semialdehyde dehydrogenase PutA → MNDLLNHSGEYPISKEIMNISKYWLIDEKEAMTKLVEKAHMSSVQKAQVRERAYGLVEKVRKNRLKKSGIDAFMIEYDLSSEEGIVLMCLAEALLRVPDKYTIDLLIKDKLTSAAWKSHVGREKHLFVNAATWSLMLTGKILKNPHGSYRKVFQNLLKKSSEPVIRQAMKQAMKIVGKQYVLGETIEEALKVSEAKVARGYSYSYDMLGEAAMTMDDAEYYYGQYLHAIHELAKYATNTEIKKNPGISIKLSALHPRYEVAKHQRVHTELYPKLLKLTQLAKDYNVGMNIDAEETERLQISLELVERLAHEPSLEGFNGIGIVVQAYQKRAPYVLDYLANLAKKTNRRFMIRLVKGAYWDAEIKHAQEQGLAGYPVFTRKYHTDVSYQACVKQLFENHQYIYPQFATHNAQTVAVVFELANGNRDFEFQCLHGMGDALYDNVVGKEGYEDIPCRIYAPVGGHKHLLAYLVRRLLENGANSSFVNRIVDENLPIEELIEDPVKKAIDHGCGQHPNIPYPKDIVAPRLNSQGHNTNDFAVLADMYKQIEKYTLKNTYKAKPIVSSIDLDKTIAESVINPNTNEVIGSVINADVKIAKRALKNAQSAFEEWSNTPATKRADILEKFADLLEQNTNKFIAIAMIEAGKTLANAIDEVREAVDFCRYYAAQARKEFNGPIDLPALSDHLKQIEFTGRGAMVCISPWNFPLAIFLGQITAVLAAGNTVVAKPAEQTPIIAYKAIKLLFKAGLPKKVLQFTPGDGATVGSALVKSPVCKGVIFTGSTEVAAIINQTLANKSSEIVPFIAETGGQNAMIVDSSSLPEQVTADVIRSAFDSAGQRCSALRILCLQEDIADNYIKMIVGAMKELKIGNSKYIDTDVGPVIDKEAADNLNAYIEEKKSQFKLIYQAQPNQDTQKGTFVMPTAFEIDKISDLGREQFGPILHILRFKANQLDKLINDINATGYGLTAGVHSRINEVMNYVKNNLKAGNIYVNRNIVGAVVGVQPFGGQGKSGTGPKAGGPYYMHRLANEKLSGVGAVEEIYNPEKIAEDEKQTNKLIKDKYTITNIVAGERTKKDKYTSLKAANGKTIGSKYIASVNTVDNAIEIASKEAELWNHVNAEKRAATIEKFLELLEKERHLIASCLVVESNISVEDAHIEIDKTIQQVAYYCLQAKKEFAHPQLLPGPTGEIDELSLKGRGVVVSMCSSSDLLIRFVGQTAAALLAGNTVVAKPAYTGNLTAYNIVKLMLKAGINPKVLHLVLSDDEEITSALLFNSKVALVAFSGSVSAVKQVHQALALRRGAIIPFVAESVAKDDKCTSLAIETASPLYLRRFVVEKTVSVDTTASGGNASLMSLEE, encoded by the coding sequence AAATAGACTCAAAAAATCTGGTATCGATGCGTTTATGATCGAGTATGATTTATCCTCAGAAGAGGGAATAGTGCTAATGTGTTTAGCTGAAGCACTTTTAAGAGTACCTGATAAATATACTATTGATTTACTTATCAAAGATAAACTTACAAGTGCTGCGTGGAAAAGCCATGTTGGTAGAGAGAAGCATTTATTTGTTAATGCTGCAACATGGAGTTTGATGCTAACTGGTAAAATTTTAAAGAATCCGCATGGATCATATAGAAAAGTTTTCCAGAACTTACTAAAAAAATCAAGTGAGCCAGTAATTCGTCAAGCTATGAAACAAGCGATGAAAATTGTTGGTAAGCAATATGTACTTGGTGAAACTATTGAAGAAGCTCTAAAGGTATCAGAAGCTAAAGTAGCTAGAGGCTATAGTTACTCTTATGATATGCTTGGTGAAGCTGCGATGACAATGGATGATGCTGAATACTATTATGGTCAATACCTTCATGCTATACATGAGTTGGCTAAGTATGCTACAAATACAGAGATCAAAAAAAATCCTGGAATTTCTATAAAATTATCTGCTTTACATCCACGCTATGAGGTCGCAAAGCACCAAAGAGTTCATACGGAATTATATCCAAAACTGCTTAAGCTTACGCAATTAGCAAAAGACTATAATGTTGGTATGAATATCGATGCTGAAGAAACAGAAAGATTACAAATATCATTAGAACTAGTAGAAAGACTAGCTCATGAGCCATCTTTAGAAGGTTTTAATGGTATTGGTATTGTTGTTCAGGCATACCAAAAAAGAGCTCCTTATGTATTAGACTATTTAGCTAACCTTGCTAAGAAAACAAATAGAAGATTTATGATTCGCTTAGTTAAGGGGGCATATTGGGATGCTGAAATTAAGCATGCGCAAGAGCAAGGTTTAGCAGGTTATCCTGTATTTACACGTAAATATCACACAGACGTCTCATATCAGGCTTGTGTTAAACAGCTTTTTGAGAATCATCAATATATCTATCCTCAGTTTGCAACACATAATGCTCAAACTGTCGCTGTAGTATTTGAGTTAGCTAATGGTAATAGAGATTTTGAATTTCAATGTCTGCATGGTATGGGTGATGCACTATATGACAATGTCGTTGGTAAAGAAGGCTATGAAGATATTCCATGTAGAATATATGCTCCAGTTGGTGGTCATAAGCATCTTTTAGCATATCTAGTAAGAAGACTGCTAGAAAATGGTGCTAATAGCTCATTCGTAAATAGAATAGTAGACGAGAATCTGCCTATTGAAGAATTAATAGAGGATCCTGTGAAAAAAGCTATCGATCATGGTTGTGGTCAGCATCCTAATATTCCTTATCCAAAAGATATAGTTGCACCAAGATTGAATTCACAAGGTCATAACACCAATGATTTTGCTGTTTTGGCTGATATGTATAAGCAAATAGAAAAATATACGCTTAAAAATACATATAAAGCAAAACCTATAGTTTCCAGTATTGATCTTGATAAAACAATAGCTGAAAGTGTTATAAATCCAAACACCAATGAAGTTATCGGTAGTGTAATTAATGCTGATGTTAAGATCGCTAAAAGAGCATTAAAAAATGCTCAAAGTGCATTTGAAGAGTGGAGTAATACACCAGCAACAAAAAGAGCTGATATTCTAGAGAAATTTGCTGATCTTTTAGAACAAAATACTAATAAATTCATTGCTATAGCGATGATTGAAGCTGGTAAGACCTTGGCTAATGCTATAGATGAGGTCAGAGAGGCTGTAGATTTTTGTCGTTATTATGCTGCTCAAGCTAGAAAAGAATTTAATGGTCCTATTGATTTGCCGGCACTATCTGACCATCTTAAACAGATAGAGTTTACCGGTCGAGGAGCTATGGTATGTATTAGTCCTTGGAATTTCCCATTAGCAATATTTCTAGGACAGATTACAGCTGTGTTAGCAGCTGGTAATACAGTAGTTGCTAAACCAGCTGAGCAGACACCAATAATTGCTTACAAAGCAATCAAACTTCTATTTAAAGCTGGTTTGCCTAAAAAAGTTTTACAATTTACACCTGGAGATGGTGCAACAGTTGGTAGTGCACTAGTTAAAAGTCCAGTATGCAAGGGTGTGATTTTCACAGGCTCTACAGAAGTTGCGGCTATTATAAATCAAACTTTAGCAAATAAATCTAGTGAAATAGTACCATTTATTGCTGAGACAGGTGGACAAAACGCTATGATTGTTGACTCATCATCACTTCCCGAGCAGGTTACAGCAGATGTGATACGCTCAGCCTTTGATAGTGCGGGGCAACGCTGTTCAGCATTACGTATCTTATGTCTTCAAGAAGATATCGCTGATAACTATATTAAGATGATAGTTGGTGCAATGAAAGAACTTAAAATAGGCAATTCAAAATATATTGATACTGATGTTGGTCCTGTGATCGATAAAGAAGCTGCTGATAACCTAAATGCGTATATTGAAGAGAAAAAAAGCCAGTTCAAGCTTATATATCAAGCTCAGCCTAACCAAGATACTCAAAAGGGCACATTTGTGATGCCTACTGCTTTTGAGATAGATAAAATATCTGATTTAGGCAGAGAGCAGTTTGGTCCAATTTTACATATCTTGCGCTTTAAGGCTAATCAACTAGATAAGCTTATCAACGACATCAATGCTACAGGATATGGTTTGACTGCAGGTGTTCACAGTAGAATTAATGAGGTGATGAACTATGTCAAAAATAACCTTAAAGCTGGTAATATCTATGTAAATAGAAATATTGTTGGTGCTGTTGTTGGTGTCCAGCCATTTGGTGGTCAAGGTAAGTCAGGAACTGGTCCTAAGGCTGGTGGACCTTATTATATGCATCGTTTAGCTAATGAAAAATTATCAGGAGTAGGTGCCGTTGAAGAGATTTATAATCCTGAAAAAATAGCTGAAGATGAAAAGCAGACTAATAAGCTTATCAAAGATAAATATACCATTACAAATATTGTTGCTGGTGAGAGAACTAAAAAAGATAAATATACTAGTCTTAAAGCAGCTAATGGTAAAACTATTGGTAGTAAATACATAGCTTCTGTGAATACTGTAGATAATGCTATAGAAATTGCGAGTAAAGAAGCAGAGCTATGGAATCATGTTAATGCTGAAAAAAGGGCTGCTACTATTGAGAAGTTCCTAGAACTATTAGAGAAAGAACGTCATTTGATAGCTTCATGCCTTGTAGTAGAGTCAAATATTTCAGTTGAAGATGCCCATATCGAAATAGATAAAACTATTCAGCAGGTAGCATATTATTGCCTACAAGCTAAAAAAGAGTTTGCTCATCCACAACTTTTACCTGGACCTACAGGCGAGATTGATGAGTTAAGCTTAAAAGGGCGCGGTGTTGTGGTAAGCATGTGCTCAAGTTCTGATTTACTCATTAGATTTGTTGGTCAAACAGCAGCAGCTTTATTAGCGGGTAATACTGTAGTAGCTAAGCCAGCATATACTGGTAACTTAACTGCTTATAATATTGTTAAATTAATGTTAAAAGCAGGAATAAACCCTAAAGTACTTCATCTAGTCTTGTCAGATGATGAAGAGATAACATCAGCATTACTATTCAATAGTAAAGTTGCACTAGTTGCTTTCTCTGGTAGTGTTTCTGCGGTTAAACAGGTTCAT